A window of Glycine soja cultivar W05 chromosome 2, ASM419377v2, whole genome shotgun sequence genomic DNA:
TATCCTATAAGAATAGAAAGATTGAAcactaaataaatgaaaaaaaaaacttataaatctGAATAGTTTTGGATTAAAGTATCAAATTCCCTTGTAtgatatgaaaagaaaagatgttttCTTTGAATTGGATGAAGCAAGTTGCATCCTTAATAGGTGATTGGTAGTGTATCCGATTAAAATGCCCGTTAAGTCTTGCAAGCATTTATTTTAGTctataaatttcattaaaaaaacatttattgtaGCCATTCACTCATTCTAAATTGTCATACAATGTGGCAAAAGTAGACTAAAGGAACCAaccttttatattaaaatggaaattttgtaaaatatcagaaaaagaagaagaccaGTTTCCAGAGGAGAAAAGCCGTATTCcattacaacttttttttttgaaccgGGGTAATTTCAGAAAGCCAAAGACTAATCTGCAAAATATcgatttatttaaagttttcaCCCCTTTCAGCATATGTTCATTCATATACAGATTCAGTGTGAAATCCCTGGTCATTTGCATAAGAGCCATGATTATCTACCAACCAACTACTTATATACTGCACCAACTACATAAAAGCAAGAAGCAATTACTAGAAGAGAAGTCTAAACCACATGCATGTCATGAATCATGATTATTGTAACtatgttatgattaattatcaatttatcacCATTAAAagcaaatatatgtatatatatgtgtctGTGTGTGTCATAGTAACCGTTCATTCAGGCTTTGTTGAAGAGGATGAGACCAAGTGCTTCCAAAGATAGCGACCGCTAGCCATGTCAAGGAAGGTCCAGAACCCAGATAGCAATGCACCCCAAACCTGATGCATGAATCACCAAtcattaggattttttttgaaaaaacatttttgtaaaATCTCAAGCACAAATAGAAAGAAGTGGAAAAGGGTTGTTTCTACCTTGGAAGTTGCATTTGCATGGTTTAAGGAAGGAGAAGCagcatctgaggttagggtggtGTGTTCATTTTCACTGTTTGCGTCCTCCAACTCAGTGACATCAGTGGTGTGAGGTTGAGATCTAAGGTTTCTAAGGACCAAGAAGCCGGCAAGTGTTGCCGACAGGAATATGAGAATAAACCTGAGAGGACACATTTCCTATGATTCAGAAACGTacgtgtgtgtgtttgtctgtctGAGAAATCAGCTATGACTTTGTAGTGCAATGTAAGGTGTTGCTGATTTAGAAAGACACGAAATACTACGCTTGAAAGTGGGAATGGACTTGGATAGtcgaaaattaaataaagcacATGGTTGTTGGTGTGGTGGGGCTTGGTCTGCCAGCTTTCGTCTTTTtgtcaaattattttctttggCATAACTTGTTACTTCTTTCTtgctaaaattatatatatatatatatataggcgcAGGTTATGATGGGAGAATATATTTCTTTGTCTTTGGTGCACAAAGATTGATAATCGGATATGGTAAGTTTTTATAACTGAATAATAATCCATTGATTGAATTTCAAGTCTCTTGAACAAAATCAACAACGATACTATAAGAGTAAGTACTGCAttctctaaattaaattaactcataaaaataattatactagTAAATCTTGAGAGTGACATTTTTTATGCCATTCTTGTGGGCTTTGTAGGATTGGTTGTGAGCGATGTGGTAGTGtgattatatatagagagagagagagatgaggATGTTTCAAATGAGaagaattataaaatgaaaaatgaaaaaaattaattttaattgttggataataattagaaaaaaattatgattgaaattaaaatctCAATTTTTAATACATCACGCTTAATCAGTCTTAAGAGtaatattacataatttttttacaacgaTTAAGAAAGACATTTTACATCGATTATATGATCATTGTCATGCGACATAAAAaagttagattttttaattaattattaacaaaaaaatgtgatatattaaaaattgaagtgttaattaaaattaattcttcttatttttcattttaaatttcttctcATTTGAAACATTGTGATATATATGGAAAATGCTAATGCACTCACCAGTACCAAATGTATTAGCAACCAACaccataaaatttaatttagacaaaaaagaaagcaacaaactaattttttttattcaaactaatttaaatacattatagtaattataactaaattaaaaaaaaattctcactcCTATCTAACtagtattaaattttaaatttctctctcttctcccctcgtaatataaatatttttttatacaaaaaggaAGCAACCAAAAGAAACACAAAACAACAAGCTATCTAAACTCAATTATACCCATAGCACCACTCAAACAAACATCAGTAAGAGGATGAGGGCAAGATGTCCAAAGGAGCAAATGCTGGTTAGTTGAAGCTCCATGCATTAATTTTTAGCAAGTCAATATGCAATTTTATTGTCTTTCCTACAAGTGTACTTGAAGACAACCTCCCAATCAAAGTGATTGAACTGACAAATTTTGTTAATGACAGACTGATAAGGATGAAACCTGagattatcattaaaaaaaagatccAAAGTCAACAATGCATCAGACTCACAGATATATAACTTTCTTGAGACCTCTACTTCAAGCAATTTGAACCATGAAAGATTGTCAAGAGTTCAGCATGAAGATTAGAAGTAAATCCACAATGGCCTGAGAAACCAATAATCCACTAACCAATAGAATCATGCAACACTCCATCGAATCCCAACGCACCGCACCGGGATTACCTAAAGAACTCCCATCcacatttaatttgataaaatcaTGATGTTCCACCAAAAAGACTTAGACAATGAAATCATGGAGAGTATGAATCTGATTAGTACTGAACCAGATAGCTAGACCAGACCCGATCATTGAAAATTTCGTCGTTCCTAGCAGGCCAAATAAACCAGCAAATCACGCCAAAAAGAATGTCATGATCACTCAGTTATATTCTTACGAATCCAAGAACAATAGTCAGAAATATCAAAGTCTGACGTGTGATTCCATGACATTGCATTCCAAACTTGTTTAACCttatcataatataaatatgaatgcattataaaaactatatattattatataaataaatgttttctttttcaatttatagttttttcttataatttcatCTACTTATTAAAGGAagtaaatcaatttaattaaaaaatgttgaatatgaaaataaacGTAACTTTTTTGTGACAGCAAAATAAACGTAACTTTAAACaggtctttttttataactttacttaactaacttttttattatattattttctgtttAAAGGAATTGATTTTTATGAGAAGTGATTGATTGCTTAAGCTATCGATCAATTATTTCATAGAGTTGTCAACTTTTAAAACTGtgacatgtaattgattacgagTCAAAATAAT
This region includes:
- the LOC114371800 gene encoding uncharacterized protein LOC114371800, with product MCPLRFILIFLSATLAGFLVLRNLRSQPHTTDVTELEDANSENEHTTLTSDAASPSLNHANATSKVWGALLSGFWTFLDMASGRYLWKHLVSSSSTKPE